One Methanohalophilus mahii DSM 5219 genomic window carries:
- a CDS encoding winged helix-turn-helix domain-containing protein produces the protein MRRGKLEIMIDILKVVQRTEATKTSIVYKANLNFNRADNYLEALIDQGLIAKASNRYIITNLGAGYLQKMSDVREVLEAPTC, from the coding sequence ATGAGACGTGGTAAACTCGAAATTATGATAGACATACTTAAAGTTGTACAGAGAACAGAAGCAACAAAAACTTCTATCGTCTATAAAGCAAATCTGAATTTTAATCGTGCTGATAATTATCTTGAAGCCCTGATAGACCAGGGATTAATTGCAAAAGCATCAAACAGGTATATAATTACAAACCTGGGGGCAGGTTATCTTCAGAAAATGAGTGATGTCAGAGAGGTGTTAGAAGCACCAACCTGCTGA
- a CDS encoding aldo/keto reductase translates to MLYRTLGKTGEKVSSLGLGCMRLPIIDGDSGHIDEQRACEIIHHAIDQGINYLDTAYPYHEGKSEPMLAKALQNGYRDKVNLATKMPSWNIESREDMDSYFDEQLERLGTDYVDFYLIHTLNRDFWPKLVELGLFDFLDQIKKDGRSRYVGFSFHDEVSLFREIVDAYSWDVCQIQYNYLDIDYQAGYEGLLYAASQNLGVIIMEPLRGGCLADMVPDDIMKIWDKSEIKRTPAEWGLRYIWDLDQVSMVLSGMSNLEQLKENLATANKALPNSLTEKDHALIREVREIYCDKLVVDCTGCRYCLPCPAGVQIPLNFKYLNNAMLYENIEDARRAYASHVGEERKASNCIDCGQCAERCPQEIPIPEMLAEVTRLLEK, encoded by the coding sequence ATGTTATACCGTACACTTGGAAAAACAGGTGAAAAAGTTTCATCCCTTGGGCTGGGTTGTATGCGGCTGCCCATAATAGACGGTGATTCCGGACACATTGATGAGCAAAGAGCTTGCGAGATAATCCACCATGCCATCGACCAGGGCATAAATTATCTTGATACAGCATATCCCTACCATGAAGGTAAAAGTGAACCCATGCTGGCTAAAGCGCTGCAAAATGGTTACAGGGATAAAGTAAATCTCGCCACAAAAATGCCATCATGGAACATTGAGAGCCGTGAGGACATGGATAGCTACTTTGATGAACAACTTGAAAGACTTGGTACGGATTACGTTGATTTTTATTTAATTCATACTCTCAACCGGGACTTTTGGCCAAAACTTGTGGAACTTGGCTTGTTTGATTTCCTTGATCAGATTAAAAAAGATGGCAGATCCCGTTATGTAGGATTTTCTTTTCACGATGAAGTCTCTTTGTTCAGGGAAATCGTTGATGCCTACTCCTGGGATGTCTGTCAGATCCAGTACAACTACCTTGACATCGATTATCAGGCCGGCTACGAAGGTTTACTTTATGCAGCGTCACAAAACCTTGGAGTGATAATAATGGAACCTTTAAGGGGAGGATGCCTGGCCGATATGGTACCAGACGATATTATGAAAATATGGGACAAAAGTGAAATCAAACGTACACCAGCAGAATGGGGATTACGCTATATCTGGGACCTGGACCAGGTAAGCATGGTCTTAAGCGGCATGAGCAATCTAGAGCAGTTAAAGGAAAATCTAGCAACAGCAAATAAGGCATTGCCAAATTCCCTGACTGAAAAAGACCACGCACTGATACGAGAGGTACGGGAAATCTACTGCGACAAACTTGTTGTTGATTGCACTGGTTGCAGGTATTGTCTGCCCTGTCCTGCAGGTGTGCAGATTCCCCTCAACTTCAAATACCTCAATAATGCTATGCTTTATGAAAATATAGAAGATGCCAGAAGGGCTTACGCATCCCACGTAGGAGAGGAACGTAAGGCATCCAACTGCATAGATTGTGGACAATGTGCAGAGCGCTGCCCACAGGAAATACCCATACCGGAAATGCTTGCAGAGGTTACAAGGTTACTGGAAAAATAA
- a CDS encoding amylo-alpha-1,6-glucosidase has product MPDIPEDEKSYEKFASREWIVTNGLGGYASSTVIGANTRKYHGLLIAALDAPVERKVILSSLDEELEVGGKIYRLASHKYPQTIHPKGFHYLKGYTTEPVPTFNYSVDNVSLEKQIFMVYGTNSTVIRYSINGETDNITMRLFPLVTYRNFHQLKRSDDITFGQSVKAYKVMIYNGKDSFELNSNMEYNPKPYWYYNFEYETDRKRGLDYQEDLYNPGYFEGRMDKDSGQVFYVVVTTSAITENFNAEEEFRREISRRKKVCPALDVTDTFMKTLGLSADSFIVKRQTTLSASVIAGYHWFADWGRDAMISLEGLTLVTGRYDKARQILLTFSKYCFKGLIPNYFPDRQDGDAGYNTVDASLWFVHAVGRYFAYTKDQAFVSNIWPVISDIIENYMKGTINNIHMDSDGLISHGPQLTWMDAKIGSLNVTPREGKACEINALWYNALCTVTWLAKSIDVPSSDYKQLAHQIKENFAKKYWNADKLCLYDCIFPEDPEIKDASVRPNQIFAISLPFPVLSEDKAFYVLQKVAEDLLTPYGLRTLSKADSKYVGKYEGDAVSRDKAYHNGTVWPWLFGFFISGYLKVHGNSENSRQYCRTLILRFTGHFNEAGIDTVSEVFDGDSPHNPGGCISQAWSVAEILRAYAEVTTGTPP; this is encoded by the coding sequence ATGCCGGATATTCCTGAAGATGAGAAAAGTTACGAAAAATTTGCTTCCAGGGAATGGATAGTAACAAATGGTCTTGGTGGCTATGCATCATCCACTGTTATCGGTGCCAATACCAGGAAATATCATGGATTGCTTATAGCAGCCTTAGACGCACCTGTGGAGCGCAAAGTAATTCTTTCCAGCCTGGATGAAGAACTGGAAGTTGGAGGAAAGATATACCGTCTTGCCAGCCACAAATATCCACAAACAATTCATCCGAAAGGATTCCACTATCTTAAAGGATATACAACGGAACCGGTACCTACCTTTAATTATTCCGTCGATAATGTAAGTCTGGAAAAACAGATTTTCATGGTTTATGGAACAAATTCCACCGTTATCAGATACAGTATAAACGGGGAAACAGATAATATCACAATGAGACTTTTCCCGTTAGTTACATACAGGAATTTTCACCAATTAAAAAGATCGGATGATATTACTTTTGGGCAATCAGTCAAAGCTTATAAGGTGATGATTTACAATGGTAAAGACAGTTTTGAATTGAATTCCAACATGGAATATAATCCAAAACCATACTGGTATTACAATTTTGAATATGAAACAGATAGGAAAAGAGGACTGGATTATCAGGAAGACCTTTACAATCCCGGCTATTTCGAGGGCCGGATGGATAAAGATTCAGGACAGGTTTTTTATGTTGTTGTAACAACTTCCGCAATTACTGAAAATTTCAATGCTGAGGAAGAATTCAGGAGAGAAATTTCAAGAAGAAAAAAGGTTTGCCCAGCATTAGACGTTACTGATACATTCATGAAAACTCTTGGATTATCTGCTGATTCTTTTATTGTGAAAAGGCAGACCACATTGTCAGCTTCAGTGATTGCAGGTTATCACTGGTTTGCTGACTGGGGCAGGGATGCAATGATCTCCCTTGAAGGGCTTACACTTGTTACAGGTAGATATGACAAAGCCCGTCAGATACTTTTAACTTTTTCAAAATATTGTTTCAAGGGTTTGATTCCCAACTATTTCCCGGATAGACAAGATGGGGATGCAGGTTATAATACAGTTGATGCTTCCTTATGGTTTGTCCATGCAGTTGGTAGATATTTTGCCTACACAAAAGATCAGGCTTTTGTCAGCAATATCTGGCCTGTAATTTCTGATATTATTGAAAATTACATGAAAGGAACTATAAACAATATTCATATGGATTCTGACGGGTTGATTAGCCATGGACCTCAGCTTACGTGGATGGATGCAAAAATTGGTAGTTTAAATGTGACTCCCCGGGAAGGTAAAGCCTGTGAAATTAATGCTTTATGGTACAATGCTCTCTGTACAGTTACCTGGCTTGCGAAATCAATTGATGTTCCTTCTTCAGACTATAAACAGTTAGCTCATCAAATAAAGGAAAACTTTGCCAAAAAATACTGGAATGCCGATAAATTATGCCTTTATGATTGTATTTTCCCAGAGGATCCAGAAATAAAAGATGCATCTGTAAGACCAAACCAGATATTTGCAATTTCCCTGCCATTTCCCGTACTTTCTGAAGATAAAGCATTCTATGTACTCCAAAAGGTAGCAGAGGATTTATTAACACCTTATGGCCTGCGCACCCTTTCAAAGGCTGACAGTAAATATGTGGGAAAATATGAAGGAGATGCAGTAAGTAGGGATAAGGCCTATCATAATGGGACAGTGTGGCCATGGCTGTTTGGGTTTTTCATCAGTGGTTATTTGAAAGTACATGGAAACTCTGAGAATAGCAGACAATATTGTCGCACTCTTATACTTCGATTTACCGGGCATTTTAATGAAGCAGGTATAGATACCGTTTCTGAAGTTTTTGATGGCGACTCTCCACATAATCCCGGTGGTTGTATTTCGCAGGCATGGAGTGTAGCGGAAATATTACGGGCATATGCGGAAGTTACGACGGGAACTCCTCCCTGA
- a CDS encoding DUF1699 family protein, with the protein MKIRMLNSRNEINRLGEDEKFIHFSFRPSDIDILEILKNCPNLKAAQIPPSYMKSLSGNVPKILKMQGVELLKGDLKGTKVIKYMEVIEK; encoded by the coding sequence TTGAAAATAAGAATGTTGAATTCAAGAAATGAAATTAACAGACTGGGCGAAGATGAAAAATTCATACACTTTTCGTTCAGGCCGAGTGACATAGATATTCTGGAAATACTCAAAAATTGTCCAAATCTCAAAGCAGCCCAGATTCCTCCTTCTTACATGAAATCCCTTTCGGGAAACGTGCCAAAAATACTGAAAATGCAGGGAGTGGAATTACTTAAAGGGGATTTGAAGGGAACTAAGGTCATTAAATATATGGAAGTTATCGAGAAATAA